The genomic window TGATAATCATCATATATTTTTACTTGTTTTAATCCGGTTATTGATGTAATTAACCCAGTTATAGCCGTTGTTCCGGTAGTGTTAGGTACTATCGTGGTTGAAAAATTTTCGAACCTAGGCTTGAAAATTGACACATCAACTGGCATGTCGATAATTTGCTCGTTAGTTTGGTTATAAATATCGGTTGCTCTAATTTTGATATGTTGAGCTGCCTTACGGTAAGTGTAAGCATAGTTTAATACGTACTCTTTAACATTGGCAATACCAGTAATGCTGTTTACCAGCACATAAGTGTTCTCGGTTTGGTAATCGTCTAAAATATCAACTTGTTTAATACCAAATTCTGATTTAATGGTAGCCGTAATGGCAGTTGGCAAACCATTTAAATTGGCATTGATGGTTGCTGGAAATGCACTAAATTGAGGCAGAGCTGGATCTAAATATTTGATAGGCACGAAACCTTCTAAAGAACTGTTGTTGCCTTGTTTTACCAATACCTTTACCCCTTTTACGGTACTCATATTGTTTACCGGAAAGGCCGCAATTGGGATAGCTAGTTCGTAAGTGGGCGAAATTACCCCTTTATTATCGGTTACATGAATTAAAGAATCTGTTTTATCGGTACGTTGTAGGTAGCAATAAACAAATTTAACTCCTTCCGCTGCCGCAATATTGCTTTTCAGCTCGTCGCCCAAATCAAAGGTTTTGGTTGCCCTGTTAAAGGTATATTCTTTGGCTTCAACGGTTCCTTCTCCAATATCAGAGAAATCGTTTTTCTTACAACCAACAATTATCGCTATTGCTAAAAAGCAAAACAATAAGGTTTTTAGAATTTTTTTCATCTGCTTAGTTTTTAGTATCCTGGATTTTGTGGAATGGTAATCTCTGTATTGGTATCAATTTCTCTTTGCGGAATTGGCAACAATAATTTGTTGTTGTTAATGTTAGCTTGTAAAGTAGCCAACGGAATTTGCGGTCTAAACCTACTATAATAGGCACTATACTCTGCACTGTAATGGTTTTGCATGGTGGTTACCGCTTGTCCAAAACGTACCAAATCAAAAAAACGTTGGTTTTCGAAGGCAAACTCTAAACGTCTCTCTTTTAACAAAGCAGCCTGAAAATCAGCTTCGCTGGCAATAGCATCTGGGCCAGTTACTGGGTACTGGTAAAATGCACTGGTAAAAGTACCGCTGGTAAAATTGCCCGCACCTGCTCTTGCCCTTACTTGGTTAATTAAGCCTACCGAAGTACCAGAAGCACCATTATAACCCTGCGCTTCTGCTTTCATCAATAACACGTCAGAAAAACGAAGTACCGTAAAATCATTCTCCGCATCGCCCGCTACTACAACTTTAGAAAAGAATTTATTAACATAAAATGGTGTGGTACTGTTAGCATAAACAGCGACTGTTACGTCTCTACGGGCGTCGGAAAAACTAGTTGTACTGGCTGTGAAAGCATTATAAACGCTCGTGGTTGGATAGTTAAACCCACTACCATCGCCGTTAATTACGGCATCGCCACTACTGGCTGGTGCAAAAAGATTTGCCATTGGATTACCCAAGCCTACCAAACCCGCTTTATATCGCACAGCGAATAAAATTTCTTTGTTCATTTCGTTATTAATGGCAAATACACGAGCAAAACTACTTTCTAACCCATAGCCGCTATTGGCTATCACATCATCTAATAGCGTTAACGCATCAGCAGCACGAGGTACCGGTAAGGTTAGGTAAACTTTGGCCAATAATGCTTTGGCAGCCCATGCGTTTGCCCTGCCTAAATCGGTAGAAACAATT from Pedobacter sp. SL55 includes these protein-coding regions:
- a CDS encoding RagB/SusD family nutrient uptake outer membrane protein, with the protein product MKQFKQITTRFIIVVSLAAALTSCKKIIDVEPVSNETVNNFYKNYKEVSVALSGCYNGMQEPLINEWQFTELRSDNARQRSVNSTTNTNMELNVLNLYTAGPQHQQIYNYWLATYKNIRNVNYVLRSLGVTYQNNQLVFSTPTADVTEAQRDELVGQALFIRAYHYFNLVRLYGGVFLVTEPLEAAQARKVNRSSINDTYNLITKDLEAAVAKASLRPYTQIVSTDLGRANAWAAKALLAKVYLTLPVPRAADALTLLDDVIANSGYGLESSFARVFAINNEMNKEILFAVRYKAGLVGLGNPMANLFAPASSGDAVINGDGSGFNYPTTSVYNAFTASTTSFSDARRDVTVAVYANSTTPFYVNKFFSKVVVAGDAENDFTVLRFSDVLLMKAEAQGYNGASGTSVGLINQVRARAGAGNFTSGTFTSAFYQYPVTGPDAIASEADFQAALLKERRLEFAFENQRFFDLVRFGQAVTTMQNHYSAEYSAYYSRFRPQIPLATLQANINNNKLLLPIPQREIDTNTEITIPQNPGY